The Carnobacterium divergens genome includes a window with the following:
- a CDS encoding competence/damage-inducible protein A: protein MKAEIIAVGTELLLGQIVNTNAAFLSQELAALGINVYHHVVVGDNAKRLETVLEQAEKRNDLIILTGGLGPTKDDMTKQTVAAHLKRKLVSDQNALEKIQAFHQRSKRPMTENNRLQALVIEGSTVLANKTGLAAGMFLKKDSVNYLLLPGPPNELKPMFLNEAKPLLQKENPTESLMVSRVLRFYGIGESRLVTVLDDLIEEQTNPTLAPYAGDYEVTLRITANGDSQACCQMLLDNLEEKIQLRVGEYFYGYGDTTRLPEVVVELLKTQALTITAAESLTGGGFQSLLASVAGASDIFSGGVVAYQNEIKEQLLGVSGKTLTEKGAVSKECAIEMAEGIRQLMKTKMALSFTGVAGPAMLENQPVGTVWIALAQENQPTIAVCHHFSRDRNGNREQAILAGFDLIRRVLLSLPIETES, encoded by the coding sequence ATGAAAGCTGAAATTATTGCAGTAGGTACCGAACTACTATTGGGTCAAATTGTTAACACAAATGCAGCTTTCTTATCACAAGAGTTAGCAGCCTTAGGAATAAATGTTTACCATCATGTAGTGGTTGGGGATAATGCCAAGCGCTTAGAGACAGTTTTAGAACAAGCTGAAAAAAGAAACGATTTGATTATCTTAACAGGTGGCTTGGGACCCACAAAAGATGATATGACAAAACAGACAGTAGCCGCTCATCTAAAAAGGAAATTGGTAAGTGACCAAAATGCTCTTGAAAAAATTCAAGCATTCCATCAAAGAAGCAAACGCCCGATGACGGAAAACAATCGACTACAAGCACTGGTCATTGAAGGATCAACCGTACTAGCTAATAAAACGGGGTTAGCAGCAGGCATGTTCTTAAAAAAAGATAGCGTGAACTACTTATTGTTACCCGGCCCCCCCAATGAATTGAAACCGATGTTTTTAAATGAGGCTAAGCCACTATTACAAAAAGAAAACCCAACCGAATCCTTGATGGTTTCTAGAGTATTGCGCTTTTATGGCATCGGCGAATCACGACTGGTTACGGTATTAGATGACTTAATTGAAGAACAAACCAATCCAACATTAGCCCCTTATGCAGGAGATTATGAAGTGACACTTAGAATTACTGCTAACGGAGACTCTCAGGCCTGTTGTCAAATGTTATTGGACAACTTAGAAGAAAAGATCCAACTGCGCGTAGGTGAGTATTTTTATGGCTATGGAGACACGACTCGATTACCAGAAGTAGTTGTTGAATTACTAAAAACACAAGCACTCACAATTACAGCCGCTGAAAGTTTAACAGGCGGTGGCTTTCAAAGTCTGTTAGCAAGTGTGGCAGGTGCTTCAGATATCTTTAGCGGGGGTGTTGTTGCCTATCAAAATGAAATCAAAGAACAGCTACTTGGTGTTTCAGGAAAAACATTAACTGAAAAAGGTGCAGTCAGTAAAGAATGTGCAATTGAAATGGCAGAGGGGATTCGACAATTAATGAAAACCAAAATGGCCCTATCATTTACTGGCGTTGCAGGCCCAGCTATGCTTGAAAATCAACCGGTAGGAACAGTTTGGATCGCGCTGGCGCAAGAAAATCAACCAACAATAGCCGTTTGTCATCATTTTTCCAGAGATCGAAACGGAAATCGAGAACAAGCGATTTTAGCGGGATTTGATTTAATTCGAAGAGTATTGCTCTCTTTGCCAATAGAAACAGAAAGTTGA
- the pgsA gene encoding CDP-diacylglycerol--glycerol-3-phosphate 3-phosphatidyltransferase, with amino-acid sequence MNLPNKLTVLRIFMIPIFMVIVLAPLNWGEVSVLGSSIEVTQLVGAIIFALASITDWLDGKIARARGLVTNFGKFADPLADKMLVVTAFIVLVGQGIVPSWVVAIIICRELAVTGLRLLLVGDGEVMAAAMPGKIKTATQMVAIILLFLNNFPFEGMGFPFATIMLYVCLFFTIYSGVDYFIKNKDVFKGSM; translated from the coding sequence TTGAATTTACCAAATAAGTTAACCGTTCTTCGTATTTTTATGATTCCTATTTTTATGGTGATTGTTTTAGCACCGTTAAACTGGGGAGAAGTATCAGTACTAGGTTCATCAATTGAAGTGACTCAATTGGTGGGTGCCATTATTTTTGCTTTAGCAAGTATAACAGATTGGTTAGATGGCAAAATTGCCCGCGCAAGAGGTTTAGTCACAAATTTTGGGAAGTTTGCGGATCCATTAGCAGATAAAATGCTTGTAGTAACGGCTTTTATCGTACTAGTTGGTCAAGGCATTGTTCCTTCTTGGGTCGTTGCAATTATCATTTGTCGTGAATTAGCAGTAACAGGTTTACGTTTATTACTAGTTGGAGACGGTGAAGTGATGGCTGCTGCTATGCCAGGGAAAATCAAAACAGCTACACAGATGGTGGCAATTATTTTATTATTCTTAAATAATTTTCCATTTGAAGGAATGGGTTTTCCATTCGCAACGATTATGTTATATGTCTGCTTGTTCTTTACAATCTATTCAGGTGTTGACTACTTCATAAAAAATAAAGACGTTTTTAAAGGATCTATGTAA
- a CDS encoding Na+/H+ antiporter, translating into MDSLVLFILMVAGVLLSAVVSKYIPKIPLALIQILIGLLIAVVPVEQTTIHFEPELFMIGIIAPLVFYEGQNISRKELWKLRGPILLLAFGLVLLLVVAGGFLIHWLIPALPLPVSFALSAIVSPTDTVALKSIVKNIKLPDNIMAVLEGESLINDAAGLVSFKVALGVVMTGYFSVKEASFEFLIAAFGGILFGGIAGFLFVKLRLQLRNMRLEQTELLVLIQLITPFTIFIAAEHFEFSGVLAMVAAGIVHGVEHDHLQATTTKLQMVSSNVWGTVVYFLNSLVFLLLGATLPSVITKIWTKENFLVGELLGLALIISLFLMAVRFSWVYLLHEHFVEPNAMKFEDYFKSFVLGAEKKQVDQISRGKYALITTLAGVHGTISLATALSIPLVLTNGQAFPLRNELLFITAMIILISLVSATIFLPLILPKEEEPEIRTDFLDFKAAYALLLKQTSQQLEAKRTPSNQYYINQTVVELTRKLADTEEVSIREMDKKQVKQLLNYASTIQSETIDDLYNNNVISKQAHELFSVFRASSKQFEEKNFIKKIFFRLKFSLLRNRLNHMEEKDIKEHFSSRFKNNQQIMEEFKLAQKISAEATIQALQNQMNATNRKETLRVIQRYNRFMKQSQDDIDEVEQSNYYARLALQMQREIVQKMMDDKVIDYPVANQIGEQIGYDELSELALGDE; encoded by the coding sequence ATGGACAGTTTAGTTTTATTTATTTTAATGGTTGCCGGTGTCCTCTTATCCGCAGTTGTTAGCAAATACATTCCTAAAATCCCATTGGCACTTATTCAAATTTTAATTGGGTTGCTGATAGCAGTTGTACCAGTTGAACAGACTACGATTCATTTTGAACCGGAATTATTTATGATTGGCATTATCGCACCACTAGTTTTTTATGAGGGACAAAACATTTCACGCAAAGAATTATGGAAGTTGAGAGGGCCGATTTTACTTTTAGCCTTTGGGTTAGTTCTACTTTTAGTAGTGGCAGGAGGCTTTTTGATTCATTGGTTGATACCTGCTTTGCCGCTACCTGTTTCATTTGCGTTATCGGCAATTGTTTCACCAACGGATACAGTAGCGTTAAAATCAATTGTAAAAAATATTAAGTTACCAGATAACATTATGGCAGTTTTAGAAGGCGAGTCTTTGATTAATGATGCTGCGGGTCTAGTATCTTTTAAAGTTGCTTTAGGGGTCGTAATGACGGGTTATTTTTCAGTAAAAGAAGCCAGCTTTGAATTTTTAATTGCGGCTTTTGGTGGTATTCTTTTTGGAGGAATCGCCGGTTTTCTTTTTGTTAAGTTACGATTGCAATTACGAAATATGAGGTTGGAACAAACGGAGTTATTGGTACTGATTCAATTGATTACCCCCTTTACCATCTTTATTGCTGCAGAGCATTTTGAATTTTCAGGCGTACTAGCAATGGTAGCAGCAGGAATCGTTCATGGTGTTGAGCATGACCATCTGCAAGCAACAACGACAAAACTTCAGATGGTTTCAAGTAATGTTTGGGGGACGGTAGTCTATTTTCTAAATAGCCTAGTATTTTTATTATTAGGAGCTACATTGCCTTCAGTTATTACTAAGATTTGGACGAAAGAAAATTTTTTAGTTGGAGAGTTATTAGGATTAGCGTTAATCATTTCGTTATTTCTAATGGCCGTTCGTTTTAGTTGGGTCTATTTACTGCATGAACATTTTGTCGAACCGAATGCGATGAAATTTGAAGATTATTTCAAATCTTTTGTATTGGGTGCTGAAAAGAAACAAGTAGATCAAATCAGCCGAGGGAAATATGCGTTAATCACAACTTTAGCAGGCGTTCATGGAACCATTTCGTTAGCAACGGCTTTGTCAATTCCGTTGGTTTTAACAAATGGACAAGCCTTTCCCTTACGTAATGAATTGTTATTTATTACGGCGATGATTATTTTAATTAGTTTAGTCAGTGCGACGATTTTCTTACCGTTGATTTTACCTAAGGAAGAAGAACCTGAAATAAGGACGGATTTCTTAGATTTTAAAGCAGCATATGCACTACTTTTAAAACAAACAAGTCAACAATTAGAAGCTAAAAGGACCCCTTCAAATCAATATTACATCAATCAAACAGTTGTAGAATTGACGCGGAAATTAGCAGATACAGAAGAGGTTTCGATTCGTGAAATGGATAAAAAACAAGTGAAACAATTGCTGAATTACGCTAGTACGATTCAATCTGAAACAATTGATGATTTATACAACAATAATGTGATTTCTAAACAAGCCCATGAGTTGTTTTCAGTATTTAGAGCTTCTTCTAAACAGTTTGAAGAAAAGAACTTCATTAAGAAAATCTTTTTCCGATTGAAATTTAGTTTGCTGAGAAATCGATTAAATCATATGGAAGAAAAAGACATTAAAGAACACTTCAGTTCACGATTTAAGAACAATCAGCAAATCATGGAAGAATTTAAGTTGGCCCAAAAAATCAGTGCAGAGGCAACGATTCAAGCGCTGCAAAATCAAATGAATGCCACTAACAGAAAAGAAACACTGCGAGTTATTCAACGTTACAATCGCTTTATGAAACAAAGCCAAGATGATATAGATGAAGTGGAACAATCAAACTACTATGCTCGACTAGCCTTGCAAATGCAACGAGAAATTGTTCAAAAAATGATGGATGATAAAGTAATTGACTACCCCGTTGCCAACCAAATAGGCGAACAAATCGGATACGATGAGTTGAGTGAATTGGCTCTTGGAGATGAGTGA
- a CDS encoding helix-turn-helix domain-containing protein: MNEIGMKLQEARKAKGYTLDDLQQMTKIQKRYLIAIEEGNFDVMPGKFYARAFIKQYADTVGLNGDQLLEEYTEDVPQTHDEEYVEKVSTSQTRSENHVANIWLEKIQSILPTIIIVAIVLAITGAIWFAATKSGNKEKEPMISKDSESVSITSSAEESSSSKKESSSEAESSKEPEKPKQEVAIASSTGSNTTYTVKNATEPGSLVLTAQGGASWVGVTIAGVQVDQKTMQSGENLEVPIPAGTTAVTIVVGNAKATKITLNGTDIPYAPEAANSVTQNIQLQLTPAS; encoded by the coding sequence ATGAATGAAATTGGCATGAAATTGCAAGAAGCTAGAAAAGCAAAAGGGTATACGCTTGACGATTTACAACAAATGACTAAAATTCAAAAACGTTATTTGATTGCGATTGAAGAGGGAAATTTTGATGTGATGCCTGGAAAATTCTATGCTCGCGCATTTATTAAGCAATATGCTGATACCGTTGGTTTAAATGGCGATCAATTGCTAGAAGAGTATACAGAAGACGTTCCGCAAACACATGATGAAGAATATGTTGAGAAAGTTTCAACGAGTCAGACTCGTTCTGAAAATCATGTTGCAAATATCTGGTTGGAAAAAATTCAATCGATTTTACCAACAATCATTATTGTCGCAATTGTGTTAGCAATTACGGGTGCGATTTGGTTTGCTGCAACGAAGAGTGGCAACAAAGAAAAAGAACCGATGATTTCAAAAGATTCAGAGAGTGTTTCAATTACTAGTTCAGCTGAAGAATCAAGCAGTAGCAAAAAAGAAAGTAGTTCTGAAGCCGAATCTTCAAAAGAACCAGAAAAGCCAAAACAAGAAGTAGCGATTGCTTCTTCAACTGGAAGCAATACAACCTATACTGTTAAAAATGCAACGGAACCTGGTTCATTAGTTCTTACAGCACAAGGTGGGGCAAGTTGGGTCGGTGTTACAATTGCTGGCGTTCAAGTTGATCAAAAAACCATGCAAAGTGGTGAAAACTTAGAAGTCCCAATTCCAGCAGGTACAACTGCAGTCACAATCGTAGTAGGAAATGCAAAAGCAACAAAAATTACGTTGAATGGAACGGATATTCCTTACGCTCCAGAAGCTGCAAATTCAGTGACACAAAATATTCAATTACAACTAACTCCAGCTTCATAA
- the ymfI gene encoding elongation factor P 5-aminopentanone reductase codes for MKFALVMGASGDIGKAIAADLASDGWSLYLHGFKDHLSLDEQLERYQNQFPKQDFFKLTLDMTDEKGVATFLEALFQVDAVIFSSGFTSYQLLTEVSAVEMEKMWQVHLKTPLLLLQKLQPKLAKSTLGRIVFISSVYGEVGSAMEVLYSTLKGAQLAFVKAYSKEVASLGITVNAIAPGAIQTKMNSEFSETEVTELVQEIPVGRLGQPNEISFWAKQLLKKESRYMTGQTLTISGGWLK; via the coding sequence ATGAAATTTGCATTGGTAATGGGGGCTAGTGGAGATATCGGCAAAGCCATTGCAGCAGATTTAGCATCTGACGGATGGTCCCTTTATTTACATGGCTTTAAAGATCATCTTAGCTTAGATGAGCAATTAGAGAGGTATCAAAATCAATTTCCAAAACAAGATTTTTTTAAATTAACCTTAGATATGACAGATGAAAAAGGCGTTGCCACTTTTTTAGAGGCTCTTTTTCAAGTAGATGCAGTTATTTTTTCAAGTGGCTTTACAAGCTATCAATTGCTGACAGAAGTATCGGCGGTAGAGATGGAAAAAATGTGGCAAGTTCATCTTAAAACGCCACTCCTTCTCTTGCAAAAATTGCAACCTAAACTAGCGAAATCGACATTAGGTAGAATTGTTTTTATCAGTTCGGTTTATGGCGAAGTTGGAAGTGCAATGGAAGTTTTGTATTCTACACTAAAAGGGGCTCAATTAGCATTTGTAAAAGCCTACAGTAAGGAAGTTGCAAGTCTTGGCATCACAGTCAACGCCATAGCTCCAGGTGCGATTCAAACGAAAATGAATAGCGAGTTTAGTGAAACAGAAGTGACCGAATTGGTTCAAGAAATTCCAGTTGGTCGTTTAGGACAGCCAAATGAAATTAGCTTTTGGGCAAAACAGCTTCTAAAAAAAGAGAGCCGTTACATGACAGGCCAAACTTTAACCATCAGTGGAGGTTGGTTAAAGTAA
- the yfmH gene encoding EF-P 5-aminopentanol modification-associated protein YfmH has protein sequence MEKKHYAQLDETLYTETLDNGLKVTLLPKNDFHKTYSLFTTNYGSIDNSFIPLGKTEKVTVPDGIAHFLEHKMFEKEEGDIFHVFGKYGASANAFTSFTRTSYLFSSTNYVLENVATLLDFVQEPYFTKETVDKEKGIIAQEIQMYDDEPDWRLFFGIVGNMYPHHPIHIDIAGTVESIMDITAEDLYESYHTFYHPSNMNLLVVGKMDPAEMMDWIRQNQAKKEFAPKQEIQRFFPTEKVSDIKAFDSIEMPVNRAKSIVGVKGIEPAPTGREALIFKTTMNLLLTLLFGPTSNNYLRLYDEGIVDDSFSYEFNLDRTFHFIDIGGDAKDPSALSDAVKKILETAPHSPELTAENLTMIKKRMVGKSLQSLNSIEYIANQYSQESYGEASLFDLVPVIESITLSQVKELATQFMVPERMSVFHILPKEAKES, from the coding sequence ATGGAAAAAAAACATTATGCACAATTAGATGAAACACTTTACACCGAAACCTTAGATAATGGATTGAAAGTAACGCTATTACCTAAAAATGATTTCCACAAAACCTATAGCTTGTTCACAACTAACTACGGGTCAATCGACAACAGTTTTATTCCGCTAGGAAAGACTGAAAAAGTAACAGTACCGGATGGGATTGCTCATTTCTTAGAACATAAAATGTTTGAAAAAGAAGAGGGAGATATATTTCACGTTTTCGGAAAATATGGAGCTTCTGCAAATGCATTTACCAGTTTTACTAGAACAAGTTATCTGTTTTCAAGTACCAATTATGTTTTAGAAAATGTGGCGACGCTTCTCGACTTTGTTCAAGAACCGTATTTCACAAAAGAGACCGTTGATAAGGAAAAAGGCATTATCGCACAAGAAATTCAAATGTATGATGATGAACCAGATTGGCGCCTATTCTTTGGAATTGTAGGAAATATGTATCCGCATCATCCAATCCATATCGACATTGCAGGAACCGTAGAAAGCATCATGGACATTACAGCAGAAGATTTGTATGAGAGCTACCATACTTTTTATCACCCTAGCAATATGAATTTATTAGTAGTTGGGAAAATGGATCCAGCCGAGATGATGGACTGGATTCGTCAAAATCAAGCTAAAAAAGAGTTTGCACCAAAACAAGAAATCCAACGCTTTTTCCCTACTGAAAAAGTGAGTGATATCAAAGCATTCGATTCAATTGAAATGCCTGTTAATCGTGCAAAAAGTATTGTTGGTGTTAAAGGAATCGAGCCAGCTCCAACAGGAAGAGAAGCATTAATTTTTAAAACCACAATGAATTTACTATTGACCTTACTATTTGGTCCAACGTCAAACAATTACTTGCGATTGTATGATGAAGGCATCGTTGACGATAGCTTTTCCTATGAATTTAACCTTGATCGTACGTTCCATTTTATTGATATTGGTGGCGATGCAAAAGATCCATCGGCTTTAAGCGATGCAGTTAAAAAGATTCTAGAAACAGCCCCTCATAGTCCAGAGTTAACAGCAGAAAATTTGACGATGATTAAAAAAAGAATGGTAGGCAAAAGCTTACAATCTTTAAATTCAATTGAATATATTGCGAACCAATACAGTCAAGAATCATATGGAGAAGCGAGCTTATTTGATTTAGTCCCAGTCATTGAAAGCATCACACTTTCTCAAGTCAAAGAGTTGGCAACGCAATTTATGGTACCCGAAAGAATGAGTGTCTTTCATATTTTGCCAAAAGAGGCAAAAGAGTCATGA
- the yfmF gene encoding EF-P 5-aminopentanol modification-associated protein YfmF, which yields MSIQLQEGVNIHVLPTKKYKTIRIVLKFRTPLDKKNITKRALLSSLLETNSKKYDSQTKLRSELANLYGASFGLSVTKKGTMHMLTVGMTIVNEKYLSANENVLQEGIDFLKEILFHPNATDGKFDEETFNREKENIADYYESIFDDKQAYASLSLQRLYFEDENQKTPSIGTLEDLNDITAASLYEYYQELLAEDCVDIYVLGDVEESEMTEAFRAFPFKARQVPSESIFYTAATHNKLIEEIEQQEVTQAKFNLAYETNVFYQDKNYFAAQIFNGLFGGFPHSKLFMNVREKESLAYYASSTLDTFRGMMTVQTGIDSTKVEQVREIIQLQLIEMQNGNFSDEAIDQTKEMLKNQVLQSEDNPGAVMEKMYTHQLVGSTLTIAEFEQKINEVTKEEIIKIANQVYLKATFFLTGEENK from the coding sequence ATGTCGATTCAATTACAAGAAGGCGTGAATATTCATGTCTTACCTACTAAAAAATACAAAACGATCCGCATCGTTTTAAAATTTAGAACGCCTTTAGACAAAAAAAATATTACTAAACGAGCTCTATTATCAAGTTTACTTGAAACCAATAGTAAAAAATACGATTCCCAAACCAAGTTAAGAAGTGAATTGGCGAATCTTTATGGTGCAAGTTTTGGCTTATCTGTAACTAAAAAAGGCACCATGCATATGTTAACGGTAGGGATGACCATTGTAAATGAAAAATACCTTTCAGCTAATGAAAATGTCTTACAAGAAGGCATTGATTTCCTAAAAGAAATTTTGTTTCATCCGAATGCAACAGATGGGAAATTTGATGAGGAAACCTTTAATCGTGAAAAAGAAAATATAGCCGATTATTACGAATCAATTTTTGATGACAAACAAGCGTATGCAAGTTTATCTTTACAACGTCTGTATTTTGAAGATGAAAACCAAAAAACACCAAGTATTGGAACTTTAGAAGATTTAAACGACATTACAGCCGCTTCTTTATATGAATATTATCAAGAGTTATTAGCGGAAGATTGCGTTGATATTTATGTCTTAGGAGATGTTGAGGAAAGCGAAATGACAGAAGCATTCCGAGCATTCCCATTTAAAGCACGTCAAGTACCAAGCGAGTCCATTTTTTACACAGCTGCTACGCACAATAAATTAATTGAAGAAATTGAGCAACAAGAAGTAACGCAAGCTAAGTTTAATTTAGCCTATGAAACGAATGTCTTTTATCAGGATAAGAACTATTTTGCAGCGCAGATTTTTAATGGGTTATTTGGCGGATTTCCTCATTCTAAATTATTTATGAATGTCCGTGAAAAGGAAAGCTTGGCTTATTATGCGTCTAGTACTCTTGATACCTTCAGAGGTATGATGACCGTTCAAACGGGAATCGACAGCACAAAAGTTGAACAGGTAAGAGAAATCATTCAACTGCAATTAATTGAAATGCAAAATGGGAATTTCTCAGATGAAGCAATCGATCAAACCAAAGAAATGCTAAAAAACCAAGTTTTACAATCGGAAGACAATCCTGGAGCGGTGATGGAAAAAATGTATACCCATCAATTAGTTGGATCGACGTTAACAATCGCAGAATTTGAGCAAAAAATTAATGAAGTCACAAAAGAAGAGATCATTAAAATTGCCAATCAGGTTTATTTAAAAGCAACATTCTTCTTAACAGGGGAGGAAAATAAGTAA